One window from the genome of Bacteroidales bacterium encodes:
- a CDS encoding virulence RhuM family protein, translating into MSRLFEKDSDTIGIHIKNIYLSGELDESSTTEFFPVVQEEGKRKIKRTLKHYNLDTIISVGYL; encoded by the coding sequence ATGTCCCGTCTTTTTGAGAAAGATTCTGATACCATTGGGATTCATATTAAGAATATTTATCTCTCAGGCGAATTGGATGAAAGCTCAACTACCGAGTTTTTCCCGGTAGTTCAAGAAGAAGGAAAACGAAAGATTAAGAGGACTTTGAAACATTATAACCTTGACACTATCATCTCTGTTGGATACCTGTGA
- a CDS encoding ATP-binding protein has translation MLIKRELQERIEARLSPGKVILIFGPRRVGKTFLINEIVKQTTDRRLILNGEDATSLALLAERSIANYRNLLNNIDLLIIDEAQNVPEIGKVLKLIVDEVPQVKVIASGSSSFDLLNKTGEPLTGRSYSFLLFPISQRELSGIENMLETRQNLELRLVYGSYPEIVTMKDNALRADYLKELVNAYLFKDLLSLDGIRNAGKLRDMLTLLAFQTGNEVSMTEIGSQLGLNKNTIDKYLDLLSKVFIIHRLGGYSSNLRKEISKNSKWYFYDNGIRNALISNFNPLSIRQDAGQLWENYLISERLKKRQYQSEPVNLHFWRTYDGQEIDLVETGIDSLKAFEIKWKDKKAKIPGAWQRAYPDAPFTIINPDNYLEWII, from the coding sequence ATGCTTATAAAAAGAGAGCTTCAGGAAAGAATTGAAGCAAGGCTAAGTCCCGGGAAGGTTATCCTGATTTTTGGTCCGCGCAGGGTAGGAAAAACCTTTCTTATCAATGAGATTGTAAAACAAACCACTGACCGGAGACTGATACTGAATGGTGAAGATGCCACAAGTCTGGCATTATTGGCGGAAAGGAGCATTGCGAATTATCGCAACCTTCTCAATAATATTGACTTGCTTATTATTGATGAGGCTCAGAACGTTCCTGAAATTGGTAAGGTGTTGAAATTGATCGTCGATGAGGTGCCACAGGTCAAGGTGATAGCAAGTGGTTCTTCTTCATTTGATCTTCTGAATAAAACAGGCGAACCCTTAACAGGCAGGAGCTACTCGTTTTTGCTGTTTCCCATAAGCCAACGAGAGCTTTCCGGTATTGAAAATATGCTGGAAACCAGGCAGAACCTTGAATTGAGATTGGTTTATGGTTCATACCCTGAGATCGTAACGATGAAGGATAATGCACTTCGCGCTGATTACCTTAAGGAACTGGTTAATGCTTACCTGTTTAAAGATCTTCTCAGCCTTGACGGTATCCGGAACGCCGGAAAACTTAGAGATATGCTTACCCTGTTGGCTTTTCAAACCGGAAACGAAGTATCAATGACAGAGATAGGATCTCAGCTTGGCTTAAATAAAAATACCATCGACAAGTATCTCGACCTGCTTTCCAAAGTCTTTATCATTCACCGTTTGGGAGGGTATTCATCCAATCTTCGAAAGGAAATTTCCAAAAACTCGAAATGGTATTTCTATGATAATGGTATCCGCAATGCCTTGATCAGCAATTTCAATCCACTTTCCATTCGCCAGGATGCCGGACAATTATGGGAGAATTACCTGATTTCGGAAAGGCTTAAGAAGAGGCAATACCAATCGGAGCCGGTCAATCTTCATTTCTGGCGCACTTACGACGGACAGGAAATTGACCTTGTCGAAACCGGCATTGATTCATTAAAGGCTTTTGAAATTAAATGGAAAGATAAAAAAGCCAAAATTCCGGGGGCATGGCAAAGAGCATATCCTGATGCACCATTTACTATCATTAATCCTGATAACTATTTGGAATGGATCATCTAA